Proteins from a genomic interval of Oreochromis aureus strain Israel breed Guangdong linkage group 6, ZZ_aureus, whole genome shotgun sequence:
- the LOC116326961 gene encoding uncharacterized protein LOC116326961 isoform X1, protein MRTKAILLASVFILILLIPVSFATSSQNYTLENNMTSTQTLGYSHSPSGATNSTTTSFPTSDSVTVVPSGTKNTDQSGTTPSPSPPGKAVKTWLIVILLVIMVLMVLVAYLHHVCQQSDHSGSVPRFLLDVRERLRTWIRNLEDHLGVQLWPGDKRTAEDAMEDTEGGQADEGEVWRGGEGANNELSNEEKGEHKEEDSDTSDDCSSLEGDDLRERALNRQNEEEGNQSKDEDETSTSSDEGQSHSEGMSGGNKNEDSEETALVISPQQDLCDVTVL, encoded by the coding sequence ATGAGGACCAAAGCCATCCTTCTTGCGTCAGTGTTTATACTGATACTCTTGATTCCCGTATCTTTTGCTACCAGCTCTCAAAACTATACTCTAGAGAACAATATGACATCTACTCAAACTTTAGGCTATTCACACTCTCCCTCTGGAGCTACAAACAGCACAACAACATCCTTCCCAACATCCGATTCAGTTACAGTCGTTCCATCAGGTACAAAAAATACAGATCAATCTGGCACAACTCCCTCACCCTCCCCACCTGGAAAGGCAGTGAAGACTTGGCTTATTGTCATTCTGTTGGTTATCATGGTTTTGATGGTGCTTGTGGCATATCTCCATCATGTGTGCCAGCAGTCCGACCATAGCGGCTCTGTGCCCAGGTTCCTATTAGATGTGAGGGAGAGGCTGAGAACCTGGATCAGGAACCTGGAGGACCACCTGGGTGTTCAACTTTGGCCAGGGGACAAGAGAACAGCAGAGGATGCCATGGAGGACACAGAAGGAGGACAGGCAGATGAGGGAGAGGTGTGGAGGGGTGGAGAAGGAGCTAATAATGAACTAAGCAACGAGGAAAAAGGAGAACACAAGGAGGAAGACAGCGACACTTCGGATGACTGCTCAAGTTTGGAGGGGGATGATCTGAGGGAGAGGGCACTAAACAGACAGAATGAAGAGGAGGGGAACCAGAGCAAGGATGAGGATGAAACGAGTACCTCAAGTGATGAAGGTCAAAGTCATTCCGAAGGAATGAGTggtggaaataaaaatgaagattCTGAAGAGACTGCACTTGTAATTTCCCCTCAGCAGGATTTATGTGATGTGACTGTTTTATAG